The genomic window CCATAGCCGAAGAAATGCAAACTTCGGCGCCTGCAGTGACCGATATGTTGCACAAACTGGCGGAGAAAAAGCTGGTTCAATATCAAAAGTATTACGGTGTAAAGCTGAGCAAAGAGGGGCAAGTGGTCGCACTGCAGTTGTTGCGAAGGCATAGATTGTGGGAGACTTTCCTTCATGATAAGTTGGGATTTTCATGGGCTGAAGTGCACCCATTGGCAGAGCAATTGGAGCATATCAGATCTGAGGCATTGATCGATAGTCTGGATCAGTTTTTAGGGCAGCCGAAATTTGACCCACACGGAGACCCGATCCCAAATGCCCAAGGCAATATAACCATGAGGTCACACCTGATCTTGTCTGAGATCGTTCCCGGTGATGAGATCTACCAGATTATTGCTGTAAGACAACAATCAGAAGATTTTTTGAAATTTCTTTCAGAACATAAAATGACACCGGGGCGATGCATAAGGCTCAAATCCGTCAACGCCTTTGACAGAAGCTGTCTGATCATCAATGAGTTGGATGCCAGCATTTCAATCAGCAATCAGTATGCGAGACAAATTTTCGTAAAAAATATCACATGAGGGCGCTCATCATTTTGATCATTTGGTTCGGGGCAGAATTAGATCAATTAGCTGCTCAAAAGCTAAAGGTCTTGGCGACTGCATCCATGTGGAAAGATTTGGCCGAACAGATAGGAGGCCCGTTTGTGCAGGTGGACTTGATCGTCCCTGTAGGTTCAGACCCTCATTCTTACGAACCCACACCTGATGACCTTTTTAAAGTGAATGAAGCTCAACTCATTCTTGTCAATGGTTTGAGCTTTGAAGGTTGGTTGGACAAATTGATTCGAAATTCTTCAGCTAAGCACACTCAGGTATTAATAACAAAAGGGGTCAAAGCCCTGTCTAATCCTGAACATCCGGGTGCTTATGATCCACATGCATGGATGACTGCATCAAATGGAGCTATCTACGCTCAAAATATCGCCAATGCTTTAGTCACCTTCGATCCCGCCCACAGCAAAGAATATCAATTTAATGCCGGAGTTTATATCAAACAATTGGAAGATCTGGATAGGTACATATTGCAGCAGATTCAACGGATTCCTGCTGAACATCGAGTATTGGTAACATCACATGATGCATTTCATTATTATGGTTTGAGATATGGCTTAGAGTTGCATTCACTCCTGGGCACATCTACAGATGCTGATGTACAAGCCGGAGACCTGATATCTATCAACGCACTGATTAAGAAAAGAGCAATCCCGGCTATTTTTACAGAGAGTACAGTCAATCCTAAACTGATACAAAGTATTCGGGAAGAAAACAGTATTTCGATAGGAGGAAGTCTGTATGCAGATTCTTTGGGTGACGAGAAGAGTCCGGCTTCTGATTATCAAAAAATGTTGAGACATAACACTGATGTTATCGTGCGAGCCTTGACCGGTTCATTTAATTTCACCCATCAAGAAAAATTACTTTCACCTACTGCCGTATATTCATCTTTGATTGGAATTTACCTTTTACTTTTTTATGCTTTTCTTTATTTAGTTAAAAGTCAAAAAAAATAATGCCAGGAGGGAAATGATTTAGTGTTCAAATGATTATTATGAAAGCTTCAAACCAGTATTCTATTCAGATTAAGGGCCTGACTGTAGCGTATCAGAGCAAAAAGGTCTTACATTCCATATATCTGAACATTGAGCGCGGACATATTTATGGTCTGATCGGTCCCAATGGCGCAGGGAAATCAACCCTATTCAAATGCATCCTGGGCGAAATTAAACCAAACGCAGGAGAAATTTTAATTGAGGACCGGGATCACGTATCTCAGCTTATGCAAATCGCATATGTTCCCCAGAAAGATGATATCGATTGGGAGTTTCCAGCCCGGGTGAAAGACATCGTTTCTATCGGTAGATTCAGCTCAAAAAAATGGTATCAATCTTTCTCCCAAGATGACCATAAAAAAGTGGAGGAGTCATTAAAAAAATTGGATATCACTGATCTGGCAGAGCGTCATATCAGTGAACTTTCTGGTGGTCAGCAGCAGCGTATGTTTATCGCTCGCGCATTGTGCCAGGAGCCAGAAATTTTCTTGTTGGACGAACCATTTGTGGGTGTAGATGTCAAGACAGAAAAGATCATCATGGATACTCTGAAGGAACTGGCAGCTTCAGGTAAAACAATTCTCGTGGTGCATCATGATTTGGATAGTGTACAGCAGTATTTTGACAAAGTAATTTTGATCAATCAAAAGCTCATCGGATATGGTAATACAGCTGAAGTGTTTACCAGAGAAAATATATCTGTAACTTACAAGAGCCAAACCCACCTCATCCAGCAGTATTTTGGAAATTAAATTGATGCTTGATGGATCGCATCCAATATTGAAACAAAAGTATCGTATTGCGGTATTTCTCTAGAATTTTGCTGATTTGAATCGGATTTCGGAATAGCTGAAAAGTGGACTCTGTCGACTGATGTTTCTTTCAAAAAATCGACTAACCCGATTGCACGAATTCCTCCACCGGCCATGATTTGCAGCTCACCTGACGACAATTCCATAAGTCTTTTAAAATGAATCGCGTCTTCCATTGGAGATTTGTTTCTCCCAGAACAAAGTAATCTTTGGACCTTATATTTCTTCAAGATCCTCATTGCTTCTTCAACATCGGGCACCGCCTCAAATGCTCGATGAAAGCAAAGTTTGGTTTGATAGCCAAATTCCTCACGCAACTCGTAGAGGAAAGTTTCATCAATAGTGTTACCATCCACCAGAGCACCGATGACAAAGCAGTAATCACCTATGTCTTGAAAAGCTGAAATGTCCTCGAAAATGATTGATTTTTCAACTCTTGAATAAATGAAATCTCCTTTACGAGGTCTGATTAATACACTTATTTCACCTTTGAAGTTTTCAGCACATTTTTTGACAAATCCAATCGATGGAGTAAGTCCACCACAACTGAGATCACTGCAAATTTCGATGCCATCGACATCGAAATTGTTAGCAAACTCTAAAGCATCATAGTCAGTCAGGCAGAGTTCACTGGAGATCCGAGACATCTGAACTATATAAGTTTGTCATTTTATTTGTGAGACTGATACAGTTGATTGACAAATGCCCAGTTGATCACATTAAAGAAGCCATTAATATAGTCAGCTCTTCGATTTTGATAGAGCAAATAGTAGGCATGCTCCCACACATCCAGACCCAAGATGGGATAACCTCCACAACCTAACCCTGACATCAATGGATTATCCTGATTTGGGGTAGAGCATATCTCAAGCTTTCCTCCCGGATGGACACATAACCAAGCCCAACCAGACCCGAATCTTGTCATGGCTGCCTGTGCAAATTTTTCTTTCATTCCGGTGAAAGAGCCAAACACTGCGTTTATCTGGTTAGCTAATTCACCATTCGGTTCTCCTCCGCCATGAGGAGATAGCCAGTTCCAGAACATGGAGTGATTGAAATGTCCACCACCGTTATTTCTCACAGCAGCATTTGTCAAATCCAGATTTTTAAGCAATGGTTCAATTTCCATTTGATCCATCGGTGTGTCCTTTATAGCAGCATTGAGATTGTTGACATAGGCAGCATGGTGTTTTCCGTGATGTATTTCCATAGTACGAGCATCTATATGTGGCTCTAATACTTGTGGATCATAATTTAAAGCAGGAAGTTGAAATGCCATATATTTAGATTTTTTTAAGTTGATTTACTTATTGAACGTGAAAAAGGATATGCTTGTTTATTATTTTAGCTTTTGTATAAAAAATAGTTTTTTAGAATGTTTTATTTCATGCTGAATTCAACATTTAAGTGCGACAAGGTTCAAAAATACTTCATTTGGTGTTTTGTAGCCTAATTTTTTTCTTGGTCGATTATTTATTTGGGATTCAATTCGATCCAAGTCAGTTTGCTTGAGCATGGAAAAGTCTGATTTTTTGGCAAGTATTGTCGTATTAAACCATTGATATTTTCATTGCAACCTCTTTCATAAGCGGAATATGGATGAGCAAAGTATATCTTAGTATTCAATGCTTTTGCCAATGTTTGATGATCTGCATTTTCTTTTCCATTGTCTAATGTAATTGTATGGCATAAGTTTTTATATTTTTTCAATTTGCAACTGATTGTTTTGGCTGTGAATTTAGCTTCTTTGGACTCCAGCTTAATGATCTTGACAAACAAGGATTTTCTTTCCACCATACTGGCAATTTGGGACTTATGATTCTTTCCTACTATAGTATCTCCTTCCCAATCTCCATACCTTTTTTGAGATTCAACAATCTTTGGTCTATCTTCAATACATACTCTGTTTTTGATAATTCCCCTTTGTTTATAGGTATTTTTGCGTCTTCGCCTACTTCTGTGGGAATGTCTTAAATTACTCCATAGATCACCTCCTTTCCTTTTATCTTCATATACATATTGATATATGCACTCTTTACTAACCCTTTCATACTTATCAATATTCGCTCGACCTTCGATTTGCTCTGGGCTCCACTTGATTTTAAGTAATTGATCCACTTTGCTTTTAAGATCGCTTGTAATTTTATTCTTCCTTCCCTTTCCTTGTGCTCTCTGTTCACTCCGATCCTGAGCTCTTGCGCTTCCATATAACTTGTATGAACCAGGTGAAGAGTTTCTATCGAGTTCCCGATATATAGTGCTTCTATGATATCCTAATTCCACAGCAATCTGAATAATGCTCATTCCTTGCCTTTTAAATTGTTCAATTAATACCCTTTGAGGGTAGGTGATTTGTTTATACATTTGTGTACAGTTAAAAATCTTGAGGGGAAAGTACCTATTTTTATAATAGGTCTTTCTCCAAAAGAATGTTTTATTAACTGTCGCACTTATTTATGGAATCTAGTCATTAAATAAGACTAAATCGCTGGAATTCTCCTTCTATTTTTTGCAAAAGGATAAGTGAATACAACCAACAATATGATTGCAACACCGGAATAAAATCGGAGTGACATGTCTTTATTATTATTGATGAGAAAGTATGAAAGAATAATCCCATAAACAGGTTCCAGATTAAATGCCAGCATCGCAGTAAATGCACTTAGATGTCTGAGCGATGCGACGGTGAGTGCAAAAGCTACAACAGTACAAAATAGAGATAATAAAATAAGATAAAAAGAGTCAGTGGTATTTGGAATAAATTTGTTGCTTGGCTGAAAATAATCTAAAATAATGAGTACAGAACCTGACATCAACCACACTGAAAATAATTCCAGAAAAGTGATTTGTAATGGGCCTGCCGTGGAGATATATTTTTTGTTTAATGTGGCAAATAAACCTGACAACATTGCTGCTACAATTCCGACCCACAAGCCAATCTGATAATCAAAGCTTAGACCCCCTGCAATTAAAATGATTCCTGGCAAAATCAAAAGACTAAATAATATGTCTGTTTTGTTCATTGAACGTCGATAAATCATACTTTCGAACAATGAGGTGAAAAAAGGAATGGTGGCAAGGCATATCATTGCAACGGATGAGTTGGACAGCTTAATTGATCCATAAAAACATATCCAATGTAAACCCACGATTGCTCCTACTCCCATAAGCCTGAACAAATTTTTTGGTGTAGGCCAGGAACTTTTTTCCCAAAAAAGGACTGGTATAAGAATTAGACAAGTAAGCAGCGCGCGCCACCATACCAGCCAGATCGCAGAAAGTTGTATCAATTCTCCCAATATGCCTGTAAATCCAAAAAGAAATACTGCAAGATGTAGAAACACAAACGAACGATGAATTTTTATCAATTCACTGATTTATTGACCACAAATATCTACATTTGCATCCCTTTTAAAGAAATAAATAATTATGAATCCTTTGCATATAGGCGATAAAGCTCCAAGTTTTAAACTGATTTCAAGTGATAAAAAAGAAGTAAATCTTTCTGATTTTGAGGGAAAAACAGTGTTGTTGTTATTTTTTCCTTTTGCTTTTACAGGGACTTGCACTAAAGAAATGTGCATGATGCGTGATGATATAACAAGATACCAAAATGTAAAAGCAGAAGTTGTAGGCATTTCAGTTGATTCACCTTTTACATTGGCTAAGTATAAAGAAGAACACCAATTGAATTTCCTTCTTTTGTCAGATTTTAACAAAGCTGCTTCAAAAGCATATGGATGTTTATATGAGGAATTTAGCTTGGGTCTGTTGGGAGTTTCGAAGAGATCAGCATTTGTGATAGATGGAACTGGAGAAATTAAATATATTGAAATATTGGAGAATGCCTCTGAAATTCCTAATTTCGCCAAGATTAATACAGTTATTGAATCCATTACCACAAACTAATCCAAAGCAAATGAGTTTTTCACAAACCAATACCTGGACGCAATCTGAAGAAGATGTGTTGCTTGAGGATATCGCAACTGTGGTCTCTGAACTGATTGTTTACAATGATGATCACAACACTTTCGATTGGGTAATCCAGTCGCTTGTTGAGATTTGTAAGCACAGTGTTGAGCAAGCAGAGCAACTTTCTTTGCTCGTTCACTACAAAGGGAAAGCAACTGTCAAGACAGCACCTATCTCCATTCTCAAACCGATGAAAGATGCACTCTGCGATCGCGGTTTGAATGCGGTCATTGAAAGTATCAAAGTTTAATATTGAGAACATGCCGGTGTACGCTTTGCCGGAAAGGGAACTAATATTTCCACATCCCTCTCTTGCCATTCGCAGCGGTTTGCTTGCCGTAGGAGGTGATCTAAGTCCTGAGAGATTGTTGCTTGCATATCAAAACGGTATTTTTCCCTGGTATGAAGTGGACGAGCCCATTCAATGGTATAGTCCGATGCCAAGACTTTTACTAGACCCTAGAGAGTTTAGATTATATAAAAGCCTGAAATCAGTTATAAGAAAGTCGGGTTTCGAAATTCGATTTGATGATGACTTTTGTGCCGTAATCTTGAAATGTAAATCTATTGAAAGACAAGGACAATCAGGAAGCTGGATACATGGCGACATTGTCAATGCTTATAGTTTATTGCACGAGATGGGGATAGCACATTCGGTAGAAGTTTATGATAATGGAAAAATGATTGGAGGATTATATGGACTTGCTATTGGAAAAATGTTCTGTGGAGAAAGTATGTTTGCATTAGAGAACAATGCAAGCAAAATTGCATTGTTCGCCTTATGTCAGGAGCTGATTTGCAGAAATTATTCATTCATAGATTGTCAACAGGATACTGAGCATTTGAGATTTATGGGTGCAAAGTTATTTGATCAAAATTATTTTTTCAATCTGTTGGAAGAAAACAAGAAATACCAGATTCAGGCAGAGAAATGGTGCAAAAAAATTGCATTGGCAGACATTCCAAAGAATTGATTTGTTTACGGATAACTTTTACTTGATGCAGGAGGCAGTTTATTTTTAAACAATCAAAAATGAACTGGAATTAAATTGCTTCATGATCGTGAATAAAGACATCTCTGAGACCCCGGCCGGCACCATTGTAATCCATACCATAGCCCACAATGAATTCGGGTCCAATTTCGAATCCTACAAATTCAGGACGGATATCATGTCTGACTTGGTCCGTTTTCAAAAACAAAGTAGCAACTGCTATAGAGCAAGGTTTAGATTTGCTTATGAGTTCAATGAATTGATACAATGTTTCGCCTGTTTCTAGGACATCATCGACGATGAGAACATGTCTATCTTTGATATCGAGGTGGTCTATATTACCGATGAGCACTTCTCCACCAGATTGCATACCCATGTAGGACTGGATTTGTACAAATTTTATCTCAAAAGGTATGCTGAGGTCTCTGCTCAGATCAGCTGCAAAGCAATAAGCCCCGGTAAGGATACCTATTACATAAATTTCGGTATCGGAGTATTTTTGATTGATATCTTCTGAAATTTTACTTATTCTATTCCTGATTTCTTCTTCCCGAATAAAAACTTTAAAGGACTTGTCCTTGATCTTCATAAACGGGGCGTTATTGAAGTCCGTATTGATCGATAAGGTAGATCAGGCTTGCCATGGCTGCTGTTCCAAGGGAAAGCTCTCTAGGATGGACGGCCTGGATTCTGTCAGCCTCTGTATGATGATATTCGAAGTATCTTTGCGAATCCGGAGAAAGCCCGACCAGCAAACCTTTTTGTGATTTCAATGGACCAATGTCTGCTCCACTTCCCCCTTTTGAAATTTTCAGGTCATAAGATTCAAGTAATTCTGACCATTTTCCGAGAGCCTGAGCATACGATTTAACCATGCTGCTGTCTGCATCAAAGTTGAAACCCAGAGGTGTAAATCCACCGGCATCAGACTCAATTGCCGCCAAATGGAATTCCTTGTTTTCATTCGACCACTTGGCGTATGACAATCCACCAGCTAGTCCATTTTCCTCATTCATAAACAATACGCATCTGATTGTTCTCTTGGGTTTGTAATTCATTTTGATCATGGTGTGGAGAACTTCCATTGCTTGTACACATCCGGCACCATCATCATGAGCGCCACCACCCACATCCCAGGAATCTAAATGCCCACCTACCAGGATGATTTCTTCCGGAAATTCAGACC from Saprospiraceae bacterium includes these protein-coding regions:
- a CDS encoding DMT family transporter, which encodes MFLHLAVFLFGFTGILGELIQLSAIWLVWWRALLTCLILIPVLFWEKSSWPTPKNLFRLMGVGAIVGLHWICFYGSIKLSNSSVAMICLATIPFFTSLFESMIYRRSMNKTDILFSLLILPGIILIAGGLSFDYQIGLWVGIVAAMLSGLFATLNKKYISTAGPLQITFLELFSVWLMSGSVLIILDYFQPSNKFIPNTTDSFYLILLSLFCTVVAFALTVASLRHLSAFTAMLAFNLEPVYGIILSYFLINNNKDMSLRFYSGVAIILLVVFTYPFAKNRRRIPAI
- a CDS encoding superoxide dismutase; its protein translation is MAFQLPALNYDPQVLEPHIDARTMEIHHGKHHAAYVNNLNAAIKDTPMDQMEIEPLLKNLDLTNAAVRNNGGGHFNHSMFWNWLSPHGGGEPNGELANQINAVFGSFTGMKEKFAQAAMTRFGSGWAWLCVHPGGKLEICSTPNQDNPLMSGLGCGGYPILGLDVWEHAYYLLYQNRRADYINGFFNVINWAFVNQLYQSHK
- a CDS encoding ATP-dependent Clp protease adaptor ClpS, whose translation is MSFSQTNTWTQSEEDVLLEDIATVVSELIVYNDDHNTFDWVIQSLVEICKHSVEQAEQLSLLVHYKGKATVKTAPISILKPMKDALCDRGLNAVIESIKV
- a CDS encoding IS30 family transposase, whose translation is MYKQITYPQRVLIEQFKRQGMSIIQIAVELGYHRSTIYRELDRNSSPGSYKLYGSARAQDRSEQRAQGKGRKNKITSDLKSKVDQLLKIKWSPEQIEGRANIDKYERVSKECIYQYVYEDKRKGGDLWSNLRHSHRSRRRRKNTYKQRGIIKNRVCIEDRPKIVESQKRYGDWEGDTIVGKNHKSQIASMVERKSLFVKIIKLESKEAKFTAKTISCKLKKYKNLCHTITLDNGKENADHQTLAKALNTKIYFAHPYSAYERGCNENINGLIRQYLPKNQTFPCSSKLTWIELNPK
- a CDS encoding metal ABC transporter ATP-binding protein — translated: MKASNQYSIQIKGLTVAYQSKKVLHSIYLNIERGHIYGLIGPNGAGKSTLFKCILGEIKPNAGEILIEDRDHVSQLMQIAYVPQKDDIDWEFPARVKDIVSIGRFSSKKWYQSFSQDDHKKVEESLKKLDITDLAERHISELSGGQQQRMFIARALCQEPEIFLLDEPFVGVDVKTEKIIMDTLKELAASGKTILVVHHDLDSVQQYFDKVILINQKLIGYGNTAEVFTRENISVTYKSQTHLIQQYFGN
- the hpt gene encoding hypoxanthine phosphoribosyltransferase, translated to MKIKDKSFKVFIREEEIRNRISKISEDINQKYSDTEIYVIGILTGAYCFAADLSRDLSIPFEIKFVQIQSYMGMQSGGEVLIGNIDHLDIKDRHVLIVDDVLETGETLYQFIELISKSKPCSIAVATLFLKTDQVRHDIRPEFVGFEIGPEFIVGYGMDYNGAGRGLRDVFIHDHEAI
- a CDS encoding leucyl/phenylalanyl-tRNA--protein transferase codes for the protein MPVYALPERELIFPHPSLAIRSGLLAVGGDLSPERLLLAYQNGIFPWYEVDEPIQWYSPMPRLLLDPREFRLYKSLKSVIRKSGFEIRFDDDFCAVILKCKSIERQGQSGSWIHGDIVNAYSLLHEMGIAHSVEVYDNGKMIGGLYGLAIGKMFCGESMFALENNASKIALFALCQELICRNYSFIDCQQDTEHLRFMGAKLFDQNYFFNLLEENKKYQIQAEKWCKKIALADIPKN
- a CDS encoding metal-dependent transcriptional regulator, with the translated sequence MTSAAEDNYLKAIYKIANYSGDKTVSTKSIAEEMQTSAPAVTDMLHKLAEKKLVQYQKYYGVKLSKEGQVVALQLLRRHRLWETFLHDKLGFSWAEVHPLAEQLEHIRSEALIDSLDQFLGQPKFDPHGDPIPNAQGNITMRSHLILSEIVPGDEIYQIIAVRQQSEDFLKFLSEHKMTPGRCIRLKSVNAFDRSCLIINELDASISISNQYARQIFVKNIT
- a CDS encoding redoxin domain-containing protein yields the protein MNPLHIGDKAPSFKLISSDKKEVNLSDFEGKTVLLLFFPFAFTGTCTKEMCMMRDDITRYQNVKAEVVGISVDSPFTLAKYKEEHQLNFLLLSDFNKAASKAYGCLYEEFSLGLLGVSKRSAFVIDGTGEIKYIEILENASEIPNFAKINTVIESITTN
- a CDS encoding zinc ABC transporter substrate-binding protein, translated to MRALIILIIWFGAELDQLAAQKLKVLATASMWKDLAEQIGGPFVQVDLIVPVGSDPHSYEPTPDDLFKVNEAQLILVNGLSFEGWLDKLIRNSSAKHTQVLITKGVKALSNPEHPGAYDPHAWMTASNGAIYAQNIANALVTFDPAHSKEYQFNAGVYIKQLEDLDRYILQQIQRIPAEHRVLVTSHDAFHYYGLRYGLELHSLLGTSTDADVQAGDLISINALIKKRAIPAIFTESTVNPKLIQSIREENSISIGGSLYADSLGDEKSPASDYQKMLRHNTDVIVRALTGSFNFTHQEKLLSPTAVYSSLIGIYLLLFYAFLYLVKSQKK